In Paenibacillus sp. G2S3, a single window of DNA contains:
- the hcp gene encoding hydroxylamine reductase, producing the protein MFCYQCEQTPTGGCTVVGVCGKNETIASLQDTMIFALKGIAAYATHARQLGYSDPEVDRITHEALYMTLTNSNFNTQEHLEMAMKVGEAAVRVMDLLDRAHTDRFGIPQPITVSQNKIEGQCIVVTGHNLYALEELLRQTEGKGINIYTHSEMLPAHGYPALKKYKHLKGNIGKAWYDQRRLFEQFPGAILATTNCVMPIKGTYADRFFSYEVAGLEGVAKITNDDFSPLINRALSLPAADVESDLVLTTGYHHETVIGLAPEIIQAVKDGHIRRFFVIAGCDAPGKGGNYYRELATSLPNDTVILTTSCGKFRFNDVDYGTVGDTGIPRYIDLGQCNNSGSTVKIALALAEAFDCTVNELPVSIVLSWFEQKAVAILLGLFSLGIQDIRIGPKPPEFISDGVLDVLVELFGLKLITTAEEDMNAMLALS; encoded by the coding sequence ATGTTTTGTTACCAGTGTGAACAGACACCGACTGGCGGTTGCACCGTTGTGGGAGTATGTGGAAAAAATGAAACCATTGCGAGTTTGCAGGACACGATGATTTTTGCCTTAAAAGGAATCGCAGCCTATGCGACACATGCTCGGCAGCTAGGATATAGTGATCCTGAGGTGGATCGTATCACCCATGAAGCTTTGTACATGACCTTGACCAATTCCAACTTTAATACGCAGGAGCATTTGGAAATGGCGATGAAAGTCGGAGAAGCGGCGGTTCGCGTCATGGATCTGCTGGATCGTGCGCATACGGATCGGTTTGGGATTCCGCAACCAATCACAGTCAGTCAGAATAAAATAGAAGGTCAATGTATTGTGGTGACAGGGCATAATTTGTATGCACTCGAGGAATTGCTGCGGCAGACGGAAGGAAAGGGCATCAACATCTATACCCACTCGGAAATGTTGCCTGCCCATGGCTATCCAGCGCTTAAGAAGTATAAGCATCTGAAAGGCAACATCGGCAAAGCTTGGTACGATCAGCGTAGGTTGTTCGAGCAGTTTCCCGGTGCGATCCTTGCAACCACAAACTGTGTGATGCCGATTAAAGGCACGTACGCAGACCGCTTTTTCTCATATGAAGTAGCAGGACTAGAAGGTGTCGCGAAAATCACGAATGATGATTTCTCCCCACTGATTAACCGTGCGCTATCATTACCTGCGGCTGATGTAGAGTCAGATCTGGTACTTACGACAGGATACCATCATGAAACAGTAATCGGGCTGGCACCAGAGATCATTCAGGCTGTCAAAGACGGGCATATCCGCCGGTTTTTCGTGATTGCAGGCTGTGACGCACCAGGCAAAGGTGGGAATTACTACCGCGAGTTGGCGACGTCCTTACCGAACGATACCGTCATTTTAACCACTTCTTGCGGAAAATTCCGCTTTAATGACGTAGATTATGGAACTGTTGGAGACACAGGCATTCCGCGTTATATTGACCTTGGGCAATGTAATAATTCTGGTTCTACGGTGAAGATTGCTTTAGCTCTGGCTGAGGCATTTGATTGTACGGTGAACGAGCTACCTGTCAGCATCGTGCTGTCCTGGTTTGAGCAAAAAGCGGTAGCCATTCTGCTTGGTTTGTTCAGTCTTGGCATTCAGGATATTCGTATCGGACCGAAACCGCCTGAGTTTATCTCGGATGGGGTGTTGGATGTGTTGGTAGAGCTTTTTGGGTTAAAGTTGATTACCACTGCCGAGGAAGATATGAATGCGATGTTGGCGTTGTCGTAG
- a CDS encoding MFS transporter: protein MNVAKSTELAGTRRRRLGMMAAICMGAFISHFTAGIMNVSLPFFIDHFQTELAKGLWITTGYLLVITALLPLMGKLGDRYGFRRIHNLGYVIFTVGSILVAFSPNLPILFTLRVVQGIGAAMFQATNIALITIHMPKEKRGHALGILSTAVALGGMTGPIAGGLIAECLSWQWLFLIHVPVAIVATVMAYRYIPSRVQDRKSGTVGIVGASLFMVWITLLLLVITNGRKWGWVSTQTMVSLMGVILLLVTFLLWERRQKTPFLPLRALRIPAVAGGLIVSCASFVLSNTVLVLIPFYLMGTTVQYSSSMTGYIMAAYPIALAFAGPLAGYWSDRHGSRRLMLMGLSCMGGGFVLLLVFLENIPVYGIVAILCLIGLGMGLIASPNNSYIMQQTPRGHVGSIGGIIALTRNAGMVFGSALGLGMMSGEIGQENPFQAFKMVFGINIIICIGVIILMVVINKRTYKSA from the coding sequence ATGAATGTTGCAAAAAGTACAGAGCTAGCGGGCACCCGTAGGCGGAGATTGGGTATGATGGCGGCTATTTGTATGGGAGCTTTTATTTCCCATTTTACAGCCGGAATTATGAATGTATCGCTTCCTTTTTTTATAGATCATTTTCAGACGGAGCTTGCAAAGGGTTTATGGATCACAACAGGGTACCTACTAGTGATTACTGCGCTTCTCCCTCTGATGGGAAAGCTGGGTGATCGTTATGGGTTTCGCCGAATTCATAATCTCGGATATGTGATTTTTACAGTTGGTTCGATCTTGGTCGCTTTTTCACCTAATCTGCCAATATTGTTTACGCTTAGAGTTGTGCAGGGCATAGGCGCTGCGATGTTCCAAGCAACGAATATTGCGCTCATCACCATCCATATGCCGAAAGAGAAAAGAGGACATGCACTCGGAATTCTGAGTACGGCTGTCGCACTGGGCGGGATGACAGGCCCTATTGCGGGAGGGTTGATTGCGGAGTGCCTTAGCTGGCAGTGGCTATTTTTGATCCATGTTCCTGTGGCGATTGTGGCTACAGTTATGGCTTACCGGTACATTCCGAGCCGTGTGCAAGATCGTAAGTCGGGAACTGTCGGCATCGTGGGGGCTAGCTTGTTCATGGTATGGATCACGTTGCTTCTTCTCGTGATAACAAATGGGAGAAAATGGGGCTGGGTGTCTACGCAGACGATGGTGAGTTTGATGGGGGTTATCCTGCTGTTGGTCACATTTCTATTATGGGAACGGAGGCAAAAGACGCCTTTTCTACCGCTTCGGGCGCTGAGAATACCTGCTGTGGCGGGTGGCTTAATCGTTAGCTGTGCCTCTTTTGTTCTTTCTAATACCGTGCTTGTCCTTATTCCATTCTATTTGATGGGAACAACGGTTCAGTATTCGTCCTCGATGACTGGTTACATTATGGCGGCTTACCCGATTGCATTAGCCTTTGCAGGTCCTCTTGCAGGTTACTGGTCGGATCGTCATGGCTCTCGTCGGCTAATGCTAATGGGGCTGAGCTGCATGGGAGGCGGGTTCGTCTTGTTGCTTGTATTTTTAGAGAATATCCCGGTCTATGGAATCGTTGCGATTCTATGTCTTATTGGACTTGGGATGGGGCTCATTGCTTCTCCGAATAATAGCTATATTATGCAGCAGACACCTAGGGGACACGTGGGTTCGATTGGAGGAATCATTGCCTTAACACGAAATGCTGGAATGGTTTTTGGCTCAGCGCTCGGGCTTGGAATGATGAGTGGAGAGATAGGGCAGGAGAATCCGTTTCAGGCATTTAAAATGGTTTTTGGAATTAATATTATTATTTGTATAGGCGTTATTATCTTGATGGTTGTTATCAATAAACGGACATATAAATCTGCTTGA
- a CDS encoding Ger(x)C family spore germination protein, translating into MKRLTTMLICLLVLSLTSGCWDNKELDEYGYVQAVAIDQGEDDRFVITTHFYNPSTKIEMGQSGNPASKGINISTSGETFFEAIREIPAKFGRKAKWDHMRVILIGEQLARNVNIREVLDFFSRDQEPRGTVLPLIAEQAAAPFLDVSPFIEQTIGQQYKRMETSGALYAAKTSKIPLYELAIQMCSPSNTSVLPYLHKTSVDNKAIISGLALIHDGKMVELLKEKDTEAFMMLMDRYIYGALEFPCTNENENALRKKESLEVLTFNSKLTPTVNNGSVSVGVKIAIEGTIGELRCSHLKTSKDMKQFEQRIVAQVEQQVKHTTDFFKTKKVDALGIGNQIYRRNPQQWKQLEPVWKEKIAQTEFDINVEVKVLSTGMNSGTIFGTKE; encoded by the coding sequence GTGAAACGACTTACTACCATGCTAATCTGCCTTCTTGTTCTCAGCCTAACTAGCGGATGCTGGGATAATAAAGAACTTGACGAGTATGGGTATGTACAAGCAGTAGCCATTGACCAAGGTGAAGATGATCGCTTTGTGATAACGACTCATTTCTATAATCCTTCGACCAAAATTGAAATGGGGCAGTCAGGGAATCCAGCGTCCAAGGGGATTAATATTTCAACGAGTGGAGAGACTTTTTTTGAAGCCATACGAGAAATCCCTGCAAAATTCGGCCGCAAAGCCAAATGGGATCATATGCGTGTCATTTTAATCGGTGAACAATTAGCTAGAAACGTGAACATAAGGGAAGTGCTTGATTTTTTCTCTAGGGATCAAGAGCCACGTGGTACCGTTCTTCCCCTCATTGCTGAACAAGCCGCGGCGCCTTTTCTAGATGTAAGTCCGTTTATTGAACAAACCATTGGTCAACAGTATAAGAGAATGGAAACGAGTGGTGCTCTTTATGCCGCAAAAACTTCCAAAATCCCTCTCTATGAGCTGGCTATTCAAATGTGCAGTCCCTCCAACACTTCTGTTCTACCTTACCTGCATAAGACCAGTGTAGATAATAAAGCAATAATATCAGGACTAGCGCTAATACATGACGGGAAAATGGTAGAACTTCTGAAGGAGAAAGATACAGAAGCGTTCATGATGCTGATGGACAGATATATCTATGGAGCCTTAGAATTCCCTTGCACCAATGAGAACGAAAATGCGCTACGAAAAAAGGAATCTCTTGAAGTGCTCACCTTCAACAGTAAACTTACTCCAACCGTGAACAATGGTTCTGTTTCCGTCGGTGTAAAAATTGCAATTGAAGGTACAATCGGAGAGTTACGCTGTTCACATTTAAAAACATCTAAAGACATGAAACAATTTGAACAACGGATTGTAGCTCAGGTTGAACAGCAGGTGAAACATACTACCGATTTTTTTAAAACAAAAAAAGTAGATGCACTTGGAATTGGTAATCAGATCTATCGAAGAAATCCGCAACAGTGGAAACAATTAGAGCCGGTATGGAAGGAAAAGATTGCTCAGACTGAATTCGATATCAATGTTGAAGTCAAAGTGTTAAGCACTGGTATGAACTCAGGTACAATATTCGGGACAAAGGAGTAG
- a CDS encoding spore germination protein: MRKLFSAKKPKSEPKSQPQAEAEIELSTKDLSSHAISESLEDNLQMISDCFANCSDLKIIPWNYGPDLRYQALAIYFNTLTKSDPTNYFKDTLQNLVPHELGPTSDVNVKDVISFFEQNGVTSPLLELMDNINQVVKGILDGKVVILFDGWQKAVAYYALDIEQRQTSEPITEPTVQGPHISFIESLERNIGVIRSLLKTTNLKFEFFTSGKQVQRTLSFGYLDGVVKPETLQQFKQRIADIEKEEIIDVSYLEAWIGDSLYSPFPQVRYTERPDTAITALLDGKIIAMVNGSPSILICPGNFLEFFTNSEDYYYRTIFSSLIRLIRVAAFIIALLLPSTYIALSNFHSELIPTVLLLAILNSREGIPFPALIEALIMEFFFELLREAGIRLPRPIGSAVSIVGALVIGQAAIQSQIASPVMVIVVALTGIASFALPQYNMAIALRILRFPLMILAATFGGLGIMVGFILIYLHLTTLRSLGEPYLESLAPLDLKKVRFSIFVLPRKLLLHSPRSRHLYKKTSGRK, translated from the coding sequence ATGCGGAAATTATTCAGCGCCAAGAAGCCTAAGTCTGAACCCAAGTCGCAGCCTCAGGCCGAAGCCGAAATTGAGCTTTCAACAAAGGATCTCTCTTCCCATGCCATATCTGAATCTCTCGAGGACAATTTACAGATGATTAGCGATTGTTTTGCCAATTGTTCAGATCTAAAGATTATCCCTTGGAACTATGGTCCTGATCTTAGGTATCAAGCCTTGGCAATCTACTTCAATACACTTACCAAGTCTGACCCTACAAATTATTTTAAAGATACTTTGCAAAATCTAGTTCCGCATGAGCTAGGTCCTACCTCAGATGTAAATGTTAAAGATGTCATCTCTTTCTTTGAACAAAATGGGGTTACCTCCCCACTCCTTGAATTGATGGACAATATCAATCAGGTCGTTAAGGGAATTCTTGACGGAAAGGTTGTAATTCTCTTTGATGGCTGGCAGAAAGCAGTCGCATATTATGCACTTGATATTGAGCAGCGTCAAACCTCTGAGCCTATTACTGAGCCAACCGTACAGGGCCCACACATCAGCTTTATAGAAAGCTTGGAGCGTAATATTGGTGTTATTCGTAGCTTATTAAAGACTACTAATCTTAAGTTTGAGTTCTTCACTTCCGGTAAGCAGGTTCAAAGAACGTTGTCCTTTGGTTACCTGGATGGAGTAGTGAAGCCAGAAACATTACAACAGTTCAAGCAACGCATAGCAGATATCGAAAAGGAAGAGATTATTGACGTATCCTATCTCGAAGCGTGGATCGGGGATTCTCTCTACTCTCCCTTCCCACAAGTCCGCTACACAGAACGACCTGATACAGCTATAACCGCTCTACTCGACGGGAAGATTATTGCTATGGTAAACGGAAGTCCTTCCATATTGATCTGTCCTGGAAATTTCTTGGAATTTTTTACGAATAGCGAGGATTATTATTACCGAACCATTTTTTCATCTTTAATACGGTTGATTAGAGTGGCGGCCTTCATCATCGCGCTGTTGTTGCCTAGCACATATATTGCGTTATCCAACTTCCATTCCGAACTAATTCCCACTGTTTTGCTACTTGCCATTCTTAACTCGCGCGAAGGCATCCCCTTTCCTGCCTTGATCGAGGCATTGATCATGGAATTTTTCTTTGAGCTATTAAGAGAGGCGGGCATACGCTTACCTAGACCGATCGGGTCAGCCGTCAGCATTGTTGGTGCATTGGTCATAGGACAAGCAGCTATACAATCGCAAATCGCCTCTCCGGTTATGGTCATTGTCGTCGCCTTAACGGGTATTGCCTCTTTTGCGCTCCCTCAATACAATATGGCCATTGCACTGCGAATCTTGCGGTTTCCATTAATGATTCTTGCGGCAACGTTCGGAGGGCTTGGAATCATGGTTGGTTTTATACTGATTTATCTTCATCTGACTACCTTACGCTCTTTAGGCGAGCCGTATTTAGAGTCGTTGGCTCCCCTTGACCTTAAAAAAGTACGTTTTTCAATTTTTGTACTGCCGAGAAAGCTACTGCTTCATTCACCTCGTAGTCGTCATTTATATAAAAAGACTTCAGGAAGGAAGTAG
- a CDS encoding SgrR family transcriptional regulator — MTERYFTLYDRFGGGGSKGLPVVATLEELSEALYCTTRNAKLILRRLEEEGLIEWLPGRGRGNRSRIAFKADKESFLLNLIQNWVEKGDYKQAFEWLQLFGEGTLAKPKFLEWLNGQFGYRKEEARDGISASDTLRFPIYSPITTFDPAEVSFCADAHLLRQIYDRLLRFDEAAGKIVPSIAHHWTSNAEASEWTFYLRKGVHFHDGHELTSRDVAFTLERLRGDTNNRWLLRGVERIEALSPRVIRLHLKQPNRIFDRYMCSSAASILPANLGGMEETDFWRQPIGTGPFRIVSQSSHCIELAAHAAYHEGRPYLDGVDMITMPEECLQSAINMPEVLHHEFVENHPLGKNNENWQTLKQLSNGCTMLTWNLRRPGPQQSEAFRRAVRMILNTGDLVSELGGDRVLSAFGFRPEASQSRSVEPFRLDRVKTVLRESNYDGSVIRFTAHEKFEEDARWIVDRLEQWNIKVDLKIVTWEDRPGCGSPLYDEDLMIVGFTLAEDEVCEIEVYEHGDSPFQAYLDDELLGWINGRIDDALRADTEAGRRQYLKGIEEHLSDEASVIFLHHKEFRTYLHPTIRGVHLNTLGWIDFKDIWLEKLT; from the coding sequence ATGACTGAACGGTATTTTACGCTATATGATCGCTTCGGCGGAGGGGGGAGTAAGGGACTGCCCGTAGTAGCTACCTTGGAGGAGCTGTCGGAAGCGTTATACTGCACAACTCGGAATGCGAAACTTATCCTGCGCAGGCTGGAGGAAGAAGGTCTGATTGAGTGGCTGCCGGGGCGCGGACGTGGGAACCGCTCGCGGATTGCTTTCAAGGCGGACAAGGAAAGCTTCCTGCTAAACTTGATCCAGAACTGGGTAGAAAAAGGGGATTATAAGCAAGCTTTTGAATGGCTGCAATTGTTCGGTGAGGGCACGCTTGCCAAGCCCAAATTCCTTGAATGGCTAAACGGTCAATTCGGCTACCGAAAAGAGGAAGCTCGTGATGGCATCTCTGCGAGTGACACACTGCGCTTCCCCATTTACAGTCCGATCACGACCTTTGATCCTGCTGAAGTAAGCTTTTGCGCCGACGCGCATCTGTTGCGGCAAATTTACGATCGCCTCCTCCGGTTTGATGAAGCTGCGGGCAAAATTGTACCGAGTATCGCTCATCATTGGACGTCCAATGCAGAAGCGAGTGAGTGGACCTTCTATCTACGTAAAGGGGTGCACTTCCATGACGGGCACGAACTGACCTCAAGAGACGTAGCATTTACGCTGGAGCGTTTGCGCGGAGACACCAATAACCGCTGGCTGCTGCGAGGTGTAGAACGGATTGAAGCGCTAAGCCCACGTGTAATAAGATTGCATTTGAAGCAGCCGAACCGAATCTTCGACAGGTACATGTGCTCCAGCGCAGCATCCATCTTGCCTGCCAACTTGGGTGGTATGGAAGAGACGGACTTTTGGCGGCAGCCGATCGGCACCGGCCCTTTTCGGATCGTCTCGCAATCATCGCACTGCATCGAGTTGGCTGCCCACGCTGCCTATCATGAAGGAAGACCCTACTTGGATGGTGTGGATATGATTACCATGCCGGAGGAATGTCTTCAGTCAGCAATAAATATGCCTGAGGTGCTGCATCACGAGTTCGTCGAGAATCATCCGCTGGGAAAGAACAACGAAAACTGGCAGACGCTAAAGCAATTAAGCAATGGCTGCACGATGCTAACTTGGAACCTTCGACGGCCGGGTCCACAGCAGTCGGAGGCGTTCCGCCGGGCGGTGCGCATGATTCTGAATACTGGCGACCTGGTCTCAGAACTGGGGGGGGATCGCGTACTTTCTGCTTTCGGTTTCCGCCCGGAAGCGAGCCAATCCCGTTCTGTTGAGCCGTTCCGCCTAGATCGTGTAAAAACTGTTCTGCGTGAATCGAACTATGACGGTTCAGTGATCCGCTTCACTGCCCACGAGAAGTTTGAGGAAGATGCCCGATGGATTGTGGACAGACTTGAGCAGTGGAATATTAAGGTAGATCTAAAGATTGTTACGTGGGAAGATAGACCTGGCTGTGGCAGTCCGCTTTACGACGAAGATTTGATGATCGTAGGATTCACCCTCGCTGAAGACGAGGTGTGTGAAATTGAAGTTTATGAGCACGGGGACAGTCCTTTCCAGGCGTATTTGGACGACGAGCTTCTGGGTTGGATCAACGGAAGAATTGACGATGCCTTAAGAGCCGATACCGAAGCTGGCAGACGCCAGTACTTGAAGGGGATTGAGGAGCATTTGAGCGACGAAGCTTCGGTCATTTTTCTCCATCATAAAGAGTTTCGGACATACCTGCATCCTACAATCCGCGGCGTTCATTTGAATACACTCGGGTGGATCGATTTTAAGGATATCTGGCTGGAAAAGCTGACCTAA
- a CDS encoding LysR family transcriptional regulator gives MEIRVLRYFIAVANEENISAASKKLHLSQPTLSRQLKDLEMELGATLFERGNRKITLTDKGKYLFKKAKEIVELVDKTESSFKESKELISGEIHIGGGETEAMNFIARASKELLEHYPSIRFDLYSGNADDITSRLDSGLLDFGIVIEPTDKQQYDYIKLPATDVWGVLMRKDSPLANKQFIQPLDLIDQPLLISRQTAVSNEFTGWFGTNIEDLNIVATYNLLYNAAQMVEENIGYALCLDKLINTSGESKLCFKPLNPKLEANLNIIWKKHQVFSNAANKFLDQLRNNIKIYNS, from the coding sequence ATGGAAATTCGTGTACTACGCTATTTCATAGCTGTAGCAAATGAAGAGAATATATCGGCTGCCTCAAAAAAGCTGCATTTGTCTCAACCAACATTATCAAGACAATTAAAAGACCTTGAAATGGAATTAGGAGCAACTTTATTTGAAAGAGGAAATCGGAAAATTACTTTAACAGATAAAGGGAAGTACTTATTTAAAAAAGCGAAGGAAATCGTTGAGCTAGTAGATAAAACCGAGTCCAGTTTTAAAGAATCAAAAGAACTGATTAGCGGAGAAATTCACATTGGTGGTGGTGAAACAGAAGCTATGAATTTCATTGCCAGAGCATCAAAAGAATTACTTGAACATTATCCAAGTATTCGATTTGATTTATACAGTGGTAATGCTGACGATATTACTAGTAGGTTAGACAGTGGATTATTAGACTTTGGCATTGTCATAGAACCCACAGATAAACAACAATACGATTATATAAAATTACCAGCTACTGATGTCTGGGGCGTTTTAATGCGCAAAGATAGTCCTCTAGCCAACAAGCAGTTCATTCAGCCATTAGATTTAATAGATCAACCATTGTTGATCTCTCGTCAAACTGCTGTCAGTAACGAATTCACAGGATGGTTTGGAACGAATATTGAGGATCTCAATATTGTCGCAACTTATAATCTACTTTACAATGCTGCACAAATGGTAGAAGAAAATATTGGATATGCACTATGCTTGGATAAGCTTATTAATACATCAGGAGAAAGCAAGCTTTGCTTTAAGCCTTTAAACCCCAAATTAGAAGCTAATTTAAATATTATCTGGAAAAAACATCAAGTGTTTTCTAATGCAGCAAATAAATTTTTAGATCAGCTTCGAAACAATATAAAAATATACAATTCATAA
- a CDS encoding sugar O-acetyltransferase → MEMKEFINFCKKGNSISGEDKELHGLLTQCSYQAQKITMELNTSYHSKEEIVEIFSELTGNKVDSSFMCFPPFYTDFGKNITVGKNVFFNTGCSFQDRGGISIGDGTMMGMNVTIATLNHGFSLETRNVTYPSPVVIGDNVWIGSNATILPGVKIGDNSVVAAGAVVTKDVPANTVVAGVPAKELKKIINNL, encoded by the coding sequence ATGGAGATGAAAGAATTTATTAATTTTTGTAAGAAGGGAAATTCAATTTCGGGTGAGGATAAAGAATTGCATGGATTATTAACTCAATGCAGTTATCAAGCTCAAAAGATCACAATGGAATTGAATACATCCTATCATTCAAAAGAAGAAATAGTGGAGATTTTTAGTGAACTTACAGGCAATAAAGTTGATTCGTCGTTTATGTGTTTTCCACCGTTTTATACAGACTTTGGGAAAAATATCACTGTAGGGAAGAATGTGTTTTTCAACACAGGCTGTTCCTTCCAAGATAGAGGTGGAATTAGTATAGGGGACGGTACAATGATGGGTATGAATGTCACGATTGCTACTCTTAATCATGGGTTTTCTTTAGAAACGAGAAATGTAACCTATCCTTCTCCGGTTGTCATTGGAGACAATGTATGGATTGGATCAAACGCAACCATACTGCCCGGGGTGAAGATTGGAGATAACTCTGTTGTTGCGGCAGGAGCAGTTGTCACTAAAGATGTTCCAGCGAATACTGTCGTTGCAGGAGTACCGGCAAAAGAGCTAAAAAAAATTATTAACAATTTGTAA
- a CDS encoding SHOCT domain-containing protein — MNEVDNMIHEISGGTSSLELYEDYLVIKPSNVQKLGGQTQTIPLDSVITISIVKPFLKVPYLQVITASLQTSKKDNLKGASANVVLIQPGKMKIAEKIRDYIAVYKSEKHNRPNPPAPVGSIDDLRQLAELKDSGIITPEEFEAKKKQILGL, encoded by the coding sequence ATGAATGAGGTGGATAATATGATACACGAGATCAGCGGCGGTACATCATCTCTTGAACTATACGAGGATTACCTAGTAATTAAGCCTAGTAATGTTCAGAAATTGGGAGGACAAACTCAAACAATTCCCTTGGATTCCGTCATTACGATCAGTATAGTTAAGCCCTTTTTAAAAGTCCCTTATTTACAAGTAATTACAGCCAGCCTTCAAACATCGAAAAAGGATAATTTGAAAGGAGCGAGTGCTAACGTTGTTCTTATTCAACCGGGAAAAATGAAAATCGCCGAAAAAATTCGTGATTACATAGCAGTATATAAATCAGAAAAACACAATCGCCCTAATCCTCCAGCTCCTGTTGGGTCTATCGATGATTTGAGACAGCTAGCAGAACTTAAGGATTCTGGTATCATAACTCCAGAAGAATTTGAAGCCAAGAAAAAGCAAATCCTTGGATTATAA
- a CDS encoding endospore germination permease, which produces MNKKERVSSIQMSMLFLFFMTGSSIVIVPASLTNFAGNGAWISLIIASATGMLLLSGILYLNRRAPELSLVEQSRAVLGNGLTLVLLLPFTCVLFWNVAGIVIEIGTFFKSTMLKETPTYAVNTMFFIMIAMTALAGIEVIARMAAVLMSLMFGFIILVWILVAGLYHPEYLLPIMPDGVRPILSAAYVVYGFPYSELIVFSIILPFVHKEDKSKLGKQMYLALIINALTLIASVISSIMVLGPLSGSLKYSLYQLARLIYFQETIERVESVIGFSLIIGFYFKASILLLILIKVMKELLRLENERLIVFPLAFICLLLSVTTYTQESELTEIVNTTWPLITNLAYILPFLLILLVTFIRFHMKKHKNQPF; this is translated from the coding sequence ATGAATAAGAAAGAACGTGTTAGCTCTATCCAAATGTCCATGCTGTTTCTCTTCTTTATGACAGGTTCTTCAATCGTCATCGTCCCTGCTTCACTAACTAACTTTGCTGGCAATGGAGCTTGGATTTCTCTCATCATTGCTTCGGCCACAGGAATGCTTCTGCTATCCGGCATTCTATATTTAAATAGACGAGCTCCAGAGCTATCACTTGTGGAACAAAGCCGCGCTGTGCTTGGAAACGGACTGACTCTCGTTCTATTACTTCCTTTCACATGTGTTTTGTTTTGGAATGTCGCAGGAATTGTCATTGAGATCGGTACCTTTTTCAAAAGTACGATGTTAAAAGAAACGCCTACTTATGCGGTAAATACGATGTTTTTTATAATGATTGCCATGACGGCGCTCGCTGGCATCGAAGTAATTGCCCGTATGGCCGCAGTCTTAATGTCTCTAATGTTTGGATTTATTATCTTGGTCTGGATTCTCGTAGCAGGTTTGTATCATCCCGAATACCTGCTGCCCATCATGCCTGATGGAGTTAGACCTATCCTGAGTGCTGCATATGTAGTCTATGGCTTTCCCTATTCCGAGCTAATCGTTTTTTCCATAATTTTACCTTTTGTGCATAAAGAAGATAAATCAAAGCTAGGAAAACAAATGTATCTGGCTCTCATTATAAATGCCCTGACGTTAATTGCTTCTGTCATTAGCAGTATTATGGTACTGGGACCCCTGTCCGGCAGCTTAAAATATTCATTGTACCAGTTGGCGAGGTTAATTTATTTTCAGGAAACTATAGAACGGGTCGAGTCCGTGATCGGTTTTTCATTGATTATTGGCTTCTATTTCAAGGCTTCAATCCTGCTGCTTATTCTTATTAAAGTCATGAAGGAGCTTCTTAGATTGGAAAATGAAAGACTGATTGTCTTCCCGCTTGCTTTTATTTGCCTTCTGCTGTCAGTGACGACTTACACACAAGAATCTGAGCTTACAGAGATCGTGAACACTACTTGGCCGTTGATCACTAATTTGGCTTACATCCTGCCGTTTCTTCTGATTCTGTTGGTCACTTTTATTAGATTCCACATGAAAAAGCATAAGAATCAACCGTTCTAA